A single window of Bombyx mori chromosome 9, ASM3026992v2 DNA harbors:
- the LOC101737480 gene encoding arylsulfatase B, which translates to MHKLNAIWSLCWALFVIASALAYPRPNSNVVFIMVDDMGWNDVSFHGSDQILTPNIDTLAYQGVILQQYYSEAICTPARTALLTGKYPMRLGMHGSPLFNSEDRGIPLTERLLPSYLKELGYSTHLVGKWHVGMSREEFLPTSRGYESHYGMRGGFIDYYTYTNIEMWPSGRQMLGLDLFDNGIPQNHEERYIVDALTDRAVKIIHQHNTSRPLFLHITHNAPHAGNAGGALQPPLFKTVQSKHIANSNRRLYAEIVTHVDQSIGRIVVALAEKGILDDTIIVFASDNGSPTVGRLQNWGSNLPFRGTKWSPWEGGVRVPAFLWHSSLSPRVWNGLMHITDWLPTLVAAAGGKVTKSIDGVNQWDAILQDGESKRKEVLIALEDSNANMYAAYRAGDYKVIVGNVTGLNNNVYGTELLINKFAPPPYFSTLKSCEVAQMFEYTGRYLDFDVVQNMRQAATVKQIDEIKDATLCIPSLTRGCLFNLRKDPSESHDLWQEANKIAMLLTSRLRGLWAMQLRRGPTNLRNESDPAKFGYTWTPYVKNKDITKVPVQKISNLNLSIDISGNRTSTKDTTKASAVNCDGITGIRNFLCLLQSVF; encoded by the exons atgcataaattAAATGCGATATG GAGTCTGTGTTGGGCGCTCTTTGTGATAGCGTCTGCACTTGCGTATCCAAGACCGAACTCAAATGTTGTTTTCATTATGGTTGATGACATG GGTTGGAACGATGTATCTTTTCATGGCTCCGATCAGATACTGACACCTAACATTGACACGTTGGCCTATCAAGGAGTGATACTACAACAGTACTACAGTGAAGCTATATGCACACCAGCGCGCACTGCTTTATTAACTGGAAAGTACCCGATGAGATTAG GTATGCACGGGAGCCCACTTTTTAATTCAGAAGATAGAGGTATTCCTTTGACGGAACGTCTCCTACCTTCATATTTGAAAGAACTCGGATACTCCACCCATTTGGTGGGCAAATGGCACGTTGGGATGTCCAGAGAAGAATTCTTGCCTACATCTCGAGGGTATGAATCACATTACGGCATGAGAGGTGGATTTATTGATTATTATACATACACCAATATTGAAATG tggcCCAGTGGTCGTCAAATGCTGGGTCTGGATTTGTTTGATAATGGAATACCCCAAAATCACGAAGAACGTTACATCGTTGACGCCCTTACTGATCGTGCTGTAAAAA TAATACATCAACACAACACTTCACGGCCACTTTTCCTGCACATTACCCACAACGCCCCCCACGCTGGGAACGCCGGAGGTGCATTGCAACCTCCTTTATTCAAAACAGTTCAAAGCAAGCACATCGCGAATTCAAACAGGAGGCTTTATGCAG AAATCGTGACGCACGTAGACCAGAGCATCGGTCGAATAGTAGTAGCTTTAGCAGAAAAAGGTATACTAGATGACACCATAATAGTCTTCGCCTCAGACAACGGATCCCCTACAGTCGGCAGACTCCAGAACTGGGGTTCTAATTTACCTTTCAGAGGAACGAAATGGTCACCATGGGAAGGGGGCGTAAGAGTTCCAGCGTTCCTATGGCATTCGTCTTTAAGTCCCAGGGTTTGGAACGGTCTCATGCACATAACAGACTGGCTTCCAACATTGGTAGCAGCAGCCGGAGGGAAAGTTACCAAAAGTATAGATGGAGTAAATCAATGGGATGCTATTCTGCAAGACGGTGAATCTAAACGCAAAGAAGTGTTAATAGCTTTGGAAGATAGTAACGCAAATATGTACGCGGCGTACAGAGCTGGCGATTACAAAGTCATCGTCGGCAATGTAACCGGAttgaataataatgtttatggaACAGAGCTATTGATTAATAAGTTTGCCCCTCCACCTTATTTTTCCACTTTGAAATCTTGCGAAGTTGCGCAAATGTTTGAGTATACAGGACGGTATTTAGATTTTGATGTGGTGCAAAACATGAGGCAAGCGGCTACTGTTAAACAAATAGACGAAATAAAGGACGCGACTCTCTGTATTCCCTCGTTAA CTCGCGGGTGTCTTTTCAATCTGCGTAAAGATCCATCGGAGAGTCACGATTTATGGCAAGAGGCAAACAAAATAGCAATGCTACTGACTAGCAGGCTGCGAGGGCTTTGGGCTATGCAACTTCGGCGAGGTCCCACTAATCTTAGAAATGAATCTGACCCAGCAAAATTTGGCTATACGTGGACTCCTTATGTCAAAAACAAAGATATCACGAAAGTACCTGTCCAAAAAATTAGCAATTTGAATTTATCTATAGACATAAGCGGGAACAGGACTTCGACCAAAGACACGACCAAAGCTTCAGCTGTCAACTGCGATGGTATCACTGGCATCAGGAATTTTTTGTGTTTACTACAAAGTGTGTTTTGA